From the genome of Nitrospirota bacterium, one region includes:
- a CDS encoding type VI secretion system tube protein Hcp encodes MFDAFLKIDSIKGESTDDKHKEWIEVLSFNTAISQPSSGSASSGGGRTAQRANFAPFSFVKTVDKATPKLALFCANGEHIKEITLELCRASGDKQKYMEIKLYDSVVSSFSPSGSSKGGEPLPLEEVSFSYGKIDWTYTETDHATGKPKGDVKTNWDLQANKGG; translated from the coding sequence ATGTTTGATGCGTTTTTAAAAATTGACAGTATTAAAGGAGAAAGTACCGATGACAAGCACAAGGAATGGATTGAAGTGCTGTCTTTTAACACAGCTATATCCCAGCCTTCCTCAGGTTCCGCAAGCAGCGGAGGCGGCCGTACGGCGCAGCGTGCAAATTTCGCCCCTTTTTCTTTTGTAAAAACTGTGGACAAGGCCACCCCGAAGCTGGCCCTTTTTTGCGCAAACGGAGAGCATATCAAGGAGATAACACTTGAATTGTGCCGTGCATCAGGAGACAAACAAAAGTACATGGAAATAAAGTTGTACGACTCAGTCGTCAGTTCATTCAGCCCCTCTGGCTCTTCAAAGGGCGGAGAACCCTTACCTCTTGAAGAGGTATCATTTTCCTATGGAAAGATTGACTGGACGTATACAGAGACAGACCATGCTACCGGTAAACCCAAA